The Aquidulcibacter paucihalophilus genomic interval AGAGCTCGCCTACGCCTCGGGCCTGCGGGTATCCGAACTGCTGGGGCTGAAGGTCGAGGCCGTGCGGCGCGACCCCGCCTTCCTGATCGTCCGCGGCAAGGGCGGCAAGGAACGACTGGCCCCGCTGAACGCCTCGGCCCGCGAGGCGGTGAAGGTCTGGCTGATCGCCCGGGACGCCGCCCGCCCGGAAAAGGCCCCCGACAGCCCGTGGCTGTTCCCCTCCGCCTCGGCCAGGGGTCACCTGACCCCACGCCGCTTCGCCCAGTTGCTGGATCAGGCCGCTCTCGACGCCGGCATCGACCCGGCCCGGGTCAGCCCCCACGTCCTGCGCCACGCTTTCGCCACCCATCTGCTGGAAGGCGGTGCCGATCTTCGGGTGGTCCAGACCCTGCTGGGCCACGCCGACATCGCCACCACCCAGATCTACACCCACGTCGCCACCGACCGTCTGGCGCAGGTCGTGCGTGACAAGCACCCGCTGGCGAGGGATGAATGAACCCGCGCTTGCTCCCCGGCGTTGACCTGACTAGGTTCCGCCGCCTTCCGATGCGCCACGCGGCGCGCCTGTTCCGGACGCCTTATGGCCGTGCACTACCTCGAGTTTGAAAAGCCGATCGCCGATCTGGAGGCGAAGATCGAGGAGCTGAACCTGCTCTCCGCGACCTCCGGCTCGTTCGACGCCGAGGTCGAGCAACTGCGCAAGAAGGCCGAGCAGCTCAGGAAGAAGACCTACGCCAGCCTCGACCCGTGGATGAAGACCCAGGTCGCGCGCCACCCGCAGCGGCCGCATTTCGTCGACTATGTCGAGGCCCTGTTCACCGATTTCGTCGAGCTGAAGGGCGACCGGCAGTTCGGCGACGACCAGGCCATCATCGGCGGCCTCGCGCGGTTCCGCGGTGCCCCCGTGGTGCTCATGGGCCATGAGAAGGGCCACGACACCCAGACCCGCGTCGTACACAATTTCGGCATGGCCCGGCCCGAGGGCTACCGCAAGGCCGTCCGCCTGATGGATCTCGCGGAACGCTACGGCCTGCCGGTCCTGACCTTCGTCGATACCGCCGGCGCCTATCCCGGCCTCGGCGCTGAAGAGCGCGGCCAGGCCGAGGCCATCGCCCGCTCGACCGAACGCTGCCTGACCCTGGGCGTCCCCTCCATCGCCACCATCACCGGCGAGGGCGGCTCCGGCGGCGCTATCGCCATCGCGGCGGCGGGCCGGGTGCTGATGCTGGAGCATTCGATCTATTCGGTGATCTCGCCCGAGGGTGCCGCTGGCATCCTCTGGCGCGACGGCGCGCGTGCCCGCGACGCCGCCATGGCCATGAAGATCACCGCCCCCGACCTGGTCGAGCTCAAGATCGTCGACCGGATCATTCCGGAGCCCATCGGGGGTGCCCATGCCGATCGTGAAGCCGCCATCGCAACAGTGGGCAATGTGCTCGCCGAGGAACTGGCGGCCCTGTCCGGCCTGAGCCCGGATCAACTGCGCAAGGCCCGGGCGGACCGCTTCTACGCCATCGGCCGCGCCGGCTGAGCGAGCCGGACGTCGCGTTAATCACTCATCTACCGGAAGCTGCGACCGTCGCGTAATGTACGCTTTCCGGTCTCCCTCCATGCGTTGGCGTCTGCAATGAGCGCCATCGGCGAGGCGCTACGCAAGAGCGCGGTGATCAACCTCAGTGGTGCGGTCACCATGGTGGTGGACGATTCGCCCTTCGCTATCGAATTGACCAGCCAGGCCCTGATGGGGTTCGGCATCCGCCCCAAACACACCTGCTTGGGCGCCGCGGAGGCCATGGATATCCTCAAGGAGCAGACCATCGATCTGCTTGTGGTCGACTGCGAAATGCCGGGCATCAACGGCTTTGAACTGGTTCGCTGGTTGCGCCGTTCAGGCCTGGACCCGAACGCCTTCGTCCCCGTGATCATGACCGCGGCCCACATCCGCCGCCCGCGCGTGTCCGACGCCCGGGATTGCGGGGCCAGCTTCATCATCACCAAACCGTTCAGCGCGGCCACCCTGCTGGAGCGGATCGTCTGGGTGGCCCGGGACGGTCGCCCCTTCCTCGAGGTCGGCGACTATTTCGGACCGGACCGCCGCTTCCGCAACACCCCCACGCCGCCTGTCGAGCGGCGCGCGGACATGATCCGGAAGAAGGAATTCGAGGACAGCCAGGCCGGCTCTTCGGCCGCGGGAGAAGCCCCTTGACCGTCATTACCCATCCGCGTCGCAAGAACAGGCTCGCCGGCATGATCGACTCGCCCGGCGGGATCAGCGTCGGTGTGGCGCTCGAACAGGCCCGCGCCAATATCGAGGTGTTGCGCGGCCAGGCCATGACCGTGGTCGACGCCGGCATTGCAGCCCTTGAGGCCCTGCCGGCCCCGTCCAGTCTTGCCGAAACGCCGGGGAGACTCGACCAGGCCTATCGCGCCTCAACCAGCCTGCTCGATGCGGCCGGCCCCTTCGAACTGTTCGACCTGTGCCGCGCCGCCGCCGGCCTCTGCGACCTGATCGGCGCGATCGACCCGGAGCAGCCCTTTGACTGGCGCATCGTCACCGTGCACGCCCGGTCGCTGAGGCTGTTGCAGTCCCTGCCGCCGGAAGCCGTGCAGGAGCGCGCGCGCATCCTCGAAAGTCTCAACGAGGTTATCGAGCGCAAGCTCAATCAGCCCGGCTGAGGCTCCGTGCGGGCGCCGCGCGTCTGTTTGCGCCACAGGGCCGCATACTCGCCACCCAGACGCGCCACCAGCTCATGGTGAGCGCCGCGCTCGACGATCCGCCCGGCCTTGAGCACCAGGATCTGGTCGGCGTCGGCAATCGTCGACAGGCGGTGGGCCACCACCAGGGTCGTGCGGCCGGCCCGCGCCTTGCGCAGCGTCTTCTGGATCGCCGCCTCGGTGCGGCTGTCGAGTGCGCTGGTGGCTTCGTCGAGGATCAGGATGCAGGGATCGGCCAGCAGGGCGCGGGCGATGCCGACGCGCTGGCGTTCACCGCCTGACAGCTTCAGGCCCCGCTCGCCGACACGGGTCTCCATGCCTTCGGGCAGTTCGCGGATGAAGCTCGCCAGTTCCGCCGCCTCGGCCGCCGCCCAGATGTCCGCCTCACCGGCGTCGGGCCGGGCGAAGCCGATGTTGGCGCGGATGCTGTCGTTGAACAGGGCCACGTCCTGCGGCACCAGGGCGACCGCGGCGCGCAGCGAGGCCTGGGTCACCTGCCGCGCGTCCAGCCCGTCGATCAGCACCCGCCCCTCCTGCGGGTCCAGCAAGCGCAGGGCCAGCTTCACGATGGTCGACTTGCCGGAGCCTGAGGGGCCCACCAGGGCGGTGGTGGTCCCGGGCGGGGCGATAAAGCTGACGTCCTCAAGGCCGTTGGCGCGGGAGTCATGGCGGAAGCCGACGTGCTCAAAGGCCAGGGCCGCGCCGCGCGCATCCGCGGGCCGCGGCAGCGGGACAGCATCCGGCGCATCGGCGACCTGCGGCGTCTGGCGGGTCACCTTCAGCATCTCCTCCATGTCGATGAAGGACTGCCGGATTTCCCTGTAGGCGAAGCCGAGGATGTTCAGCGGGGCATAGAGGGAGATCATGATCAGCACCGCCGCCATGACGTCGCCCGGCCCCATCCGGCCCGCTGCGGCCTCGAACCCGGCCATCACCGCCATGACGGCGAGGCCGATGTTCATGATCACCGCCTGGATGATATTCAGCATGGCCAGCGAGCTGTTGGCCTTCAGGGCGGCCCGCGTGTAGTCGCCCAGCGCCCGGTCATAGGCGCCGGCGGCCCGCGCCTCGGCACCGAAGGATTTGACGGTTTCGTAGTTCAGCAGGGCGTCGACCGAGACGCCCGCGGCCTCGGTGTCGGCGGCGTTCATCTCGCGCCGGTGTTCCAGCCGCCAATTGGCCAAGGCGAAGGTCGAGGCGGCGTAGACCGCCACGACAGCGACCGCCACAGCCCCGAACCGCCAGTCATAGCGCCCGCCCAGCACACCGGCCGCCAGCACCAGCTCGACCCCGGTCGGGACCAGGTTGAAGGCGAGGATGCGCAACAGGAAGTCCACGGCCCGCGAGCCACGATCCATGGTCCGCGACAGGGAGCCGGACCGCTTGGTCTGGTGAAAGTCCAGTGACAGGCTCAG includes:
- a CDS encoding tyrosine recombinase, with protein sequence MSTPQVEAFLEMMAVERDASPHTLSAYGRDLADAEAGIAGGLMTGDEAGVEAWYADLGRRGLSPATQARRRSAVRQFYRFALGEGWRADDPSRRLDAPKQGRSLPRTLSGDEVERLLAAAATHDGAAGLRMVALVELAYASGLRVSELLGLKVEAVRRDPAFLIVRGKGGKERLAPLNASAREAVKVWLIARDAARPEKAPDSPWLFPSASARGHLTPRRFAQLLDQAALDAGIDPARVSPHVLRHAFATHLLEGGADLRVVQTLLGHADIATTQIYTHVATDRLAQVVRDKHPLARDE
- a CDS encoding acetyl-CoA carboxylase carboxyltransferase subunit alpha, producing MAVHYLEFEKPIADLEAKIEELNLLSATSGSFDAEVEQLRKKAEQLRKKTYASLDPWMKTQVARHPQRPHFVDYVEALFTDFVELKGDRQFGDDQAIIGGLARFRGAPVVLMGHEKGHDTQTRVVHNFGMARPEGYRKAVRLMDLAERYGLPVLTFVDTAGAYPGLGAEERGQAEAIARSTERCLTLGVPSIATITGEGGSGGAIAIAAAGRVLMLEHSIYSVISPEGAAGILWRDGARARDAAMAMKITAPDLVELKIVDRIIPEPIGGAHADREAAIATVGNVLAEELAALSGLSPDQLRKARADRFYAIGRAG
- a CDS encoding response regulator; translation: MSAIGEALRKSAVINLSGAVTMVVDDSPFAIELTSQALMGFGIRPKHTCLGAAEAMDILKEQTIDLLVVDCEMPGINGFELVRWLRRSGLDPNAFVPVIMTAAHIRRPRVSDARDCGASFIITKPFSAATLLERIVWVARDGRPFLEVGDYFGPDRRFRNTPTPPVERRADMIRKKEFEDSQAGSSAAGEAP
- a CDS encoding chemotaxis protein CheE translates to MTVITHPRRKNRLAGMIDSPGGISVGVALEQARANIEVLRGQAMTVVDAGIAALEALPAPSSLAETPGRLDQAYRASTSLLDAAGPFELFDLCRAAAGLCDLIGAIDPEQPFDWRIVTVHARSLRLLQSLPPEAVQERARILESLNEVIERKLNQPG
- a CDS encoding ABC transporter ATP-binding protein/permease is translated as MRGERAGRRGDSVAKAAQAGAPAPVADGPPAWRALGDLIRLVGRSNAPQLRLRLIGAIGMTLGGKGLGVLAPLVLGAAVNHLAAGQGAAVAVGMGFAGFAVGWAFVRLLSAIAPNASDVVFAPVRSAAQRRAATETFGHALSLSLDFHQTKRSGSLSRTMDRGSRAVDFLLRILAFNLVPTGVELVLAAGVLGGRYDWRFGAVAVAVVAVYAASTFALANWRLEHRREMNAADTEAAGVSVDALLNYETVKSFGAEARAAGAYDRALGDYTRAALKANSSLAMLNIIQAVIMNIGLAVMAVMAGFEAAAGRMGPGDVMAAVLIMISLYAPLNILGFAYREIRQSFIDMEEMLKVTRQTPQVADAPDAVPLPRPADARGAALAFEHVGFRHDSRANGLEDVSFIAPPGTTTALVGPSGSGKSTIVKLALRLLDPQEGRVLIDGLDARQVTQASLRAAVALVPQDVALFNDSIRANIGFARPDAGEADIWAAAEAAELASFIRELPEGMETRVGERGLKLSGGERQRVGIARALLADPCILILDEATSALDSRTEAAIQKTLRKARAGRTTLVVAHRLSTIADADQILVLKAGRIVERGAHHELVARLGGEYAALWRKQTRGARTEPQPG